The following proteins are co-located in the Candidatus Poribacteria bacterium genome:
- a CDS encoding insulinase family protein — translation METTRMPEVDLRPGEQLHGFEVKAVTPIDELRAVTIELAHQHSGARLLHLYTDDTENLFSINFPTPPSDDTGVPHILEHAVLAGSQKYPVKEPFFEMIKMSMATFINAMTSSDHTYYPVASNVKKDLFNLAEVYFDAVFHPLLTEETFKREGHHLAPVNPEDPTGDLKVTGIVYNEMKGVFSDPESLLYRAMTSRLLPDTLYACESGGDPDAIPDLTYEQLKKFHETYYHPSNSYFFLYGDIPTSDYLSFLADKLDKIPRNEASAALRPLSPEVTHQSKWKSPQVVMDTYPVGADEPLTEKTYLMLSWFIGDATDPEEVVLGRILSLILLGNEAAPLRKAIIDSKLGADLVYSGAGSIGAAATFYLLLKGSETERVEAFTELVTDTLTEVADSEIDSEKVEAAFQQATYHYQEVASMFPLRMLQRVIEGWIYEKDSNTFLKMGKTLADVRQQWQENPAIFNEVIRKRLIENPHRLTSVLSPDRDKQAKTDAELVEQMKEIRAQLTDEQVTRIAADAAELERLNAQPNSPEALAKLPQLQVSDLPEKPRHIPTTVQNVEGRPLLHNDVFANGVNYLVLNFDLQGLPEHLWSYLPRYTDAISKLGAADMDYAEIAHRTSAVTGGIGCSPGFSTHALDTNRSLQNMRFHLKALDGKIDEALDVLHDLVFAVNPRDTERLRDVLVQAVAEYRTEMIQDGLNTAIHHASRGLSPESHLSEIVFGLPQLHNSETFLNNFDELNAELICHIEAIRDFLLTRGRVTASFTGSDTAFETTRTKLGEWLSAMREESIPSESIAFQPFRTPPREGLAGPIQIAYCAHVIPAPHYSDPDSTLLTIGAHILRLDYIMSEIRFKGNAYGAYFNYSPFDAQLYQASYRDPHVARTLNVFEQAADYVKQVQWTQTDIDRAIIATAKTAEKPIRPSQAASDALSQYLVGQTREMREERYAQLRRATPAEVKRALLQLLEENRDKAAVCVVSSREKLEAANNELAQPLVIEDIIG, via the coding sequence ATGGAAACGACCCGAATGCCGGAGGTAGATTTACGTCCCGGCGAACAACTGCACGGCTTTGAAGTCAAAGCCGTCACACCGATCGACGAATTGCGAGCGGTGACGATTGAATTAGCACATCAACATAGCGGCGCCCGCTTACTACATCTCTACACGGACGACACAGAGAACCTCTTCTCCATTAATTTTCCGACCCCACCATCGGACGATACAGGTGTCCCGCATATACTTGAGCACGCCGTCTTAGCGGGTTCACAGAAATACCCGGTTAAAGAACCGTTTTTTGAAATGATCAAGATGAGCATGGCAACCTTTATCAACGCCATGACCAGTTCAGATCATACTTACTATCCTGTAGCGAGCAATGTAAAGAAGGATCTCTTCAACTTAGCAGAAGTCTATTTTGATGCGGTATTCCATCCACTCCTCACGGAGGAGACCTTTAAGCGCGAAGGGCACCATCTCGCACCTGTTAATCCCGAAGATCCGACTGGCGATTTGAAGGTAACCGGTATCGTCTATAATGAGATGAAAGGGGTCTTCTCGGATCCAGAATCACTGTTGTATCGCGCAATGACGAGCCGACTCCTTCCAGATACGCTCTATGCCTGTGAGTCTGGTGGAGATCCCGATGCAATTCCGGATTTGACCTACGAGCAGCTGAAGAAATTCCACGAAACCTATTATCATCCGAGTAACAGTTACTTCTTCCTCTACGGTGATATCCCAACAAGCGACTATCTTTCCTTTCTCGCGGATAAACTGGATAAGATTCCGAGAAACGAGGCGAGTGCCGCCTTGCGACCCCTTAGTCCAGAAGTTACCCATCAGTCGAAATGGAAATCACCACAAGTTGTAATGGATACTTATCCTGTTGGCGCGGATGAACCCCTCACAGAGAAAACGTACCTGATGTTGAGTTGGTTCATCGGAGATGCGACTGATCCTGAAGAGGTAGTTTTGGGGCGTATTTTAAGTCTCATTCTTCTGGGCAATGAAGCTGCACCACTCCGAAAAGCGATTATCGATTCCAAACTCGGCGCGGATCTCGTCTATTCGGGTGCTGGTTCTATCGGGGCAGCGGCAACTTTCTACCTTCTCCTCAAGGGAAGTGAAACCGAGCGTGTCGAAGCGTTTACCGAACTCGTCACCGATACACTCACAGAGGTTGCGGATTCAGAGATTGATAGTGAGAAGGTGGAAGCCGCGTTCCAGCAAGCAACCTATCACTATCAAGAGGTTGCGTCGATGTTCCCGCTCCGCATGCTCCAACGTGTCATTGAGGGTTGGATATATGAGAAGGATTCAAACACCTTCCTGAAAATGGGGAAAACGCTCGCGGATGTCCGTCAGCAATGGCAGGAAAATCCAGCGATTTTCAATGAAGTCATCCGTAAGCGGCTTATTGAAAATCCACATCGTTTGACAAGCGTTCTATCTCCAGATAGAGACAAACAAGCAAAAACCGATGCCGAACTCGTCGAACAAATGAAGGAGATACGCGCACAACTCACGGATGAACAGGTGACACGGATTGCCGCGGATGCCGCTGAATTGGAACGTCTCAACGCACAACCGAATTCACCTGAAGCATTGGCGAAACTGCCGCAACTTCAGGTGAGCGATCTACCCGAAAAACCGAGACATATCCCGACAACGGTTCAGAACGTTGAGGGTCGTCCGCTTCTTCACAATGATGTCTTTGCCAATGGCGTTAACTATCTCGTCCTAAACTTCGATTTGCAAGGCTTGCCGGAGCATCTTTGGAGTTACCTACCGAGATACACCGATGCGATTAGCAAACTCGGTGCTGCCGATATGGACTACGCGGAGATAGCGCATCGGACATCGGCTGTTACCGGTGGGATCGGCTGTTCACCGGGATTCAGTACGCATGCTCTTGATACAAACCGCTCCTTGCAAAACATGCGTTTTCATCTCAAAGCACTTGATGGCAAAATCGACGAGGCACTTGATGTGCTCCATGACCTTGTCTTTGCTGTGAACCCGCGCGATACAGAACGCCTTCGTGATGTCTTGGTGCAGGCTGTTGCTGAATACCGGACGGAAATGATTCAGGACGGCTTGAATACAGCGATTCATCACGCTTCGCGAGGTCTGTCACCAGAATCACATCTCTCGGAAATTGTTTTTGGTCTTCCGCAACTCCACAACAGCGAAACGTTCCTCAACAATTTTGACGAACTTAACGCCGAGTTGATATGTCATATAGAAGCGATTCGCGACTTCCTGCTGACCCGCGGGCGCGTGACCGCGAGTTTCACGGGTTCCGATACCGCTTTTGAAACGACACGCACTAAACTTGGTGAGTGGCTCAGCGCGATGCGAGAGGAGTCGATTCCGTCAGAATCCATTGCGTTTCAACCGTTTCGGACACCGCCGAGAGAAGGATTAGCCGGTCCTATTCAGATTGCCTACTGTGCACACGTGATCCCGGCACCGCACTATTCGGATCCTGACTCAACGCTGCTCACTATCGGCGCACATATTCTGCGATTGGATTACATCATGAGCGAGATCCGCTTTAAAGGCAACGCTTACGGGGCATATTTCAACTACAGTCCGTTTGATGCGCAACTGTATCAAGCCTCATATCGCGATCCACACGTCGCACGGACGCTCAACGTCTTTGAACAGGCAGCCGACTACGTTAAACAGGTCCAATGGACACAGACAGACATTGATCGAGCGATTATCGCGACAGCGAAAACTGCTGAGAAACCAATTCGTCCGAGTCAAGCAGCGAGTGATGCGCTGAGTCAATACCTTGTAGGACAGACACGTGAGATGCGGGAAGAACGCTACGCGCAACTCCGACGTGCCACCCCTGCTGAGGTAAAACGGGCACTTCTGCAACTCTTGGAGGAAAACCGAGACAAAGCCGCGGTGTGTGTCGTTTCAAGTCGTGAAAAACTGGAAGCAGCAAATAACGAATTAGCACAACCGCTTGTCATTGAGGATATTATAGGCTAA